One region of Ascaphus truei isolate aAscTru1 chromosome 13, aAscTru1.hap1, whole genome shotgun sequence genomic DNA includes:
- the LOC142464603 gene encoding olfactory receptor 6S1-like: MDICFTNTIVPNMLRGFLLNGKSISLTSCFTQFYIYFLVGTSQFLLLAVMSYDRYVAICHPLRYTAIMHRRVYLQLIAGVWLGSFFCILAPTTLIMRLPFCFDVMDHFFCDVGPLLRNSCTDTTAIQMLAFATSSVLLFSFLVTFVSYSNIVIAILKIKTVEVRGKAFSTCSSHAIMVTLIFGSCIFMYSSPKTGQTFDLDKFAAVINTVVVPLINPFIYTLRNQNVKEILKDRMFLCGKKL; this comes from the coding sequence ATGGACATCTGTTTCACCAACACCATTGTACCAAACATGCTAAGGGGCTTCCTGTTGAATGGTAAGTCCATATCTTTGACAAGCTGTTTTACCCAGTTTTATATTTATTTCCTAGTGGGAACCTCTCAGTTCCTACTCCTTGCTGTAATGTCATATGACAGATATGTAGCTATTTGCCACCCCCTACGTTACACAGCAATCATGCACAGACGTGTATATCTGCAGCTTATAGCTGGAGTGTGGCTGGGATCATTTTTCTGCATCCTTGCACCAACAACCTTAATTATGAGACTGCCATTTTGTTTTGATGTGATGGACCATTTTTTCTGTGATGTTGGTCCACTTCTTCGGAACTCTTGCACCGACACAACTGCAATCCAGATGTTGGCATTCGCTACCTCTTCCGTATTGCTATTTAGTTTCTTGGTTACTTTTGTATCTTATAGTAATATTGTGATAGccatattaaaaattaaaaccGTGGAGGTTAGAGGAAAAGCTTTTTCCACCTGTTCTTCCCATGCCATAATGGTGACCCTAATCTTTGGCAGCTGTATATTCATGTATTCAAGTCCGAAGACGGGTCAGACTTTTGACTTAGACAAGTTTGCTGCAGTCATTAACACTGTGGTGGTCCCTCTGATCAACCCTTTTATTTATACCCTGAGAAACCAGAATGTTAAAGAAATACTCAAGGATAGAATGTTTTTATGTGGCAAGAAG